TGCCATGCGAGTGACCGTTTGTGTTCGCATGTGTTGTCGCCAAGCCGTCGCGCGATTTCCTGCTTCGGGCGTACGTCCTCACAATCACGAGCAAATTACGGTCATGGAAATCTTCGATGCGTTCCATCTCGCCCGATTGCAATTCGCATTCACGGTGTCGTTCCACATCGTGTTTCCCGCGATCAGCATCGGCATGGCGAGCTTCCTGGCGGTCCTGGAGTGGCGTTATCTCGTCACCGGCGACGCCGCCTACAAATCCATGTTCCAGTTCTGGTCGAAGATCTTCGCGATCGGCTTCGGGATGGGGGTGGTCTCCGGCGTCGTGATGGCGTACGAGTTCGGCACCAACTGGGCCGGCTTCTCGCGCGTCGCGGGCAACATCACGGGGCCGCTGCTTACGTATGAGGTACTGACCGCGTTCTTCCTCGAAGCGGGCTTCCTCGGCGTGATGCTGTTCGGCTGGCAGCGTGTCAGCCCGCGTGCGCACTTCTTCGCGACGCTGATGGTCGCGGTCGGCACGCTGATCTCGACGTTCTGGATCCTCGCGTCGAACAGCTTCATGCAGACCCCGCAGGGCTACAAGATCGAGAACGGCCTCGTCGTGCCGGTCGACTGGTTCAAGATCGTCTTCAATCCGTCGTTCCCGTACCGTCTCGTGCACATGACGATCGCGGCGTTCATCGTCGCAGGCTTCATCGTTGCCGCGTGCGGCGCATGGCACCTGCTGAAGGGGCGCCGCGACGAGCCGGTGAAACGCAGCTTCTCGATGGCGCTGTGGATGCTGCTCGTGCTCGCGCCGATCCAGATCGTCGTCGGCGATGCACACGGGCTGAACACGCGCGAATACCAGCCGGCGAAGATCGCGGCGATCGAGGGGCTGTGGGAAACCGAGAAGGGCGGCACCGCGCTGAATCTCGTCGGGCTGCCCGACATGCAGGCCGAAACCACGCGCTATGCGATCCAGGTGCCGCACCTCGGCAGCCTGATCCTCACGCACAGCTGGGACGGCGAGATTCGCGGGCTGAAGGAATTCCCGCCGCAGGATCGCCCGTACTCGCCGATCATCTTCTGGACTTTCCGGATCATGGCCGGCCTCGGGATGCTGATGTTGCTCACCGCGCTGCTCGGGTTGCTGCTGAGAAAGGGCGGGCGCCTCTATGAAACGCGCTGGTTCCAGTGGTTCGTGGTCTGCATGGGGCCTTCCGGCATCGTCGCGCTGCTGGCCGGCTGGATCACGACCGAGGTCGGGCGGCAGCCGTGGACCGTCTACGGCGTGCTGCGCACCATCGATTCGGTTGCGCCGCTGAGCGCGCAGCAGGTCGGCGTGTCGCTGCTGATCTTCGTGGTCGTCTATTTCCTGGTATTCGGGACGGGTATCTACTACATGCTGAAACTGATGAGGCGCGGGCCGGCTGCCCAGGCCGGGTACATCGAGCTGCACCGGCATCCGGGGCTGCGCAAGAGCGCGCTGTCCACGCCGCTGAACGTCACCGAAGCGGAGTAAAGCCATGCAAATCGATCTTCCTGTCGTGTGGGCCGCGATCATCGGCCTCGGTGTATTCATCTACGTGATGCTGGACGGCTTCGATCTCGGTATCGGCCTGCTGTTTCCGTTCTTCGATGCGAAGGCCGAGCGCCAGGTGATGCTCGACACCGTCGCGCCGGTATGGGACGGCAACGAGACGTTCCTCGTGCTCGGCGGCGCGGGCCTCTATGGCGCGTTCCCGGTCGTGTATTCGACGCTGCTGCCCGCGAACTACCTGCCGCTGGTGCTGATGCTGGTCGGCCTGATCTTCCGCGGTGCGGCGTTCGAATTGCGCGCGAAGGCCACCCGCACGCAACACATGTGGGATCTCGCGTTCATCGGCGGTTCCGCGCTCGCGGCGTTCTGCCAGGGGATCGTGCTCGGTTCGCTGCTGCAGGGCATCAAGATCGAGAACAACCAGTTCGCGGGCGGGCCGTTCGACTGGCTGTCGCCGTTCAGCCTGCTCTGCGGGATCGGCGTGCTCGTCACGTATGCGACGCTTGGTTGCGGCTGGCTGATCCTGAAGGTCGACGGCGAACTGCAGCGCAAGATGCGGCTGCTGATGAAGCCGCTCGCGGGCGTGTTGCTCGCCGTGATGGGCGTGGTGAGCCTGTGGACCGTGATCGGGCTGCCGGCCGTCGCGCACCGCTGGTTCGGCAGCGGCAACCTCGGCTGGTTCCTGCCGGTGCCAGTCCTCGTCGTCGCATGCGTGTGGGGCATTTTCCATACGGTGAAGCGTGAACATGAGGCCACGCCGTTCCTGCTGACGCTCGCGCTCGTGTTCCTCGGCTACACGGGGCTCGTGATCAGCATCTGGCCGAACATCGTGCCGCCTTCGCTGACGATCTGGGCGGCGTCGTCGAGCCATTCGAGCCAGTTGTTCGCGCTTGTCGGCACCGTGATCGTGCTGCCGATCATCCTCGTGTACAACGCGATGCAGTACCGCGTATTCCGCGGCAAGGTGCGCGAGGGCGACGTCGGCTATCACTGAGCAGCATGCGATGTGACGGGGCGCGGCGTGCGCGGGCGTATCATCACGCGCAGCGCGCCTCCGGCACCGCACCCGACCGACAGCGGCCCGCCACGCGCGGGCCGTTGCACATCGGGCGCGGGTGTGCCGCGCCGCGCATTCCTTTGGCAGTCGAGAAAACACCATGATCGTCAGACCACGACAAAACTGGCTCAGGATGCTGTTCGTATGGAACGGCTCCGTGCTGCAATCGATCATTCCGCAACTCGTGTTCATGGCGATCGTCAGCACGCTGGCGGTCTTCACGAACGGGCGCATCTTCGGCGAGAAGATTCCGCTCAACACCGCACCGTTCACGCTGTTCGGGCTCGCACTCGCGATCTTCCTCGCGTTTCGCAACAACGCGAGCTTCGAGCGTTTCAAGGAGGCGCGCCACCTGTGGGGCAACCTGCTGATCGCCGCGCGCACCGTGACGTCCCAACTGAACCGCTACCTGCCCGACAGCGTCAGCACCGTCGAGCGCAACCGGCTCGCCGATCTGCTGATCGCGTTCACGTATGCGCTGAAGCATCAGCTGCGCCATACCGATCCGACCGCGGACCTCCAGCGCATTCTCGGCGCGGAGCGCACGGTCGAGCTTGGCGGCAAATGCTTCAAACCCGTTGCGATCCTCGACGAGCTGCGCGGCGGCATCGTCCGCGCGCTGGGCCGCGCGCCCGGCAGCGACGCGACCTGCTGGATGTTCGAGACGCAGCTCGACGAGCTCGGCAAATCGGTGGGTGGTTGCGAGCGCATCCTGTCGACGCCGATTCCGTTCTCGTACAGCGTGCTGCTGCGCACCGTGTATGCGTACTGCGTGCTGCTGCCGTTCGGGCTCGTCGATTCGACGGAATTCTTCACGCCACTGATCTGCGTGTTCATCTCGTACACGCTGATCGCGCTCGAAGCGAT
This genomic interval from Burkholderia cepacia contains the following:
- a CDS encoding cytochrome ubiquinol oxidase subunit I — its product is MEIFDAFHLARLQFAFTVSFHIVFPAISIGMASFLAVLEWRYLVTGDAAYKSMFQFWSKIFAIGFGMGVVSGVVMAYEFGTNWAGFSRVAGNITGPLLTYEVLTAFFLEAGFLGVMLFGWQRVSPRAHFFATLMVAVGTLISTFWILASNSFMQTPQGYKIENGLVVPVDWFKIVFNPSFPYRLVHMTIAAFIVAGFIVAACGAWHLLKGRRDEPVKRSFSMALWMLLVLAPIQIVVGDAHGLNTREYQPAKIAAIEGLWETEKGGTALNLVGLPDMQAETTRYAIQVPHLGSLILTHSWDGEIRGLKEFPPQDRPYSPIIFWTFRIMAGLGMLMLLTALLGLLLRKGGRLYETRWFQWFVVCMGPSGIVALLAGWITTEVGRQPWTVYGVLRTIDSVAPLSAQQVGVSLLIFVVVYFLVFGTGIYYMLKLMRRGPAAQAGYIELHRHPGLRKSALSTPLNVTEAE
- a CDS encoding bestrophin family protein; this encodes MIVRPRQNWLRMLFVWNGSVLQSIIPQLVFMAIVSTLAVFTNGRIFGEKIPLNTAPFTLFGLALAIFLAFRNNASFERFKEARHLWGNLLIAARTVTSQLNRYLPDSVSTVERNRLADLLIAFTYALKHQLRHTDPTADLQRILGAERTVELGGKCFKPVAILDELRGGIVRALGRAPGSDATCWMFETQLDELGKSVGGCERILSTPIPFSYSVLLRTVYAYCVLLPFGLVDSTEFFTPLICVFISYTLIALEAIANEVAEPFGLAPNALALDAMTRTIERSVLELGDRPIPEEFVPASTYQIT
- the cydB gene encoding cytochrome d ubiquinol oxidase subunit II codes for the protein MQIDLPVVWAAIIGLGVFIYVMLDGFDLGIGLLFPFFDAKAERQVMLDTVAPVWDGNETFLVLGGAGLYGAFPVVYSTLLPANYLPLVLMLVGLIFRGAAFELRAKATRTQHMWDLAFIGGSALAAFCQGIVLGSLLQGIKIENNQFAGGPFDWLSPFSLLCGIGVLVTYATLGCGWLILKVDGELQRKMRLLMKPLAGVLLAVMGVVSLWTVIGLPAVAHRWFGSGNLGWFLPVPVLVVACVWGIFHTVKREHEATPFLLTLALVFLGYTGLVISIWPNIVPPSLTIWAASSSHSSQLFALVGTVIVLPIILVYNAMQYRVFRGKVREGDVGYH